The following coding sequences lie in one Danio rerio strain Tuebingen ecotype United States chromosome 3, GRCz12tu, whole genome shotgun sequence genomic window:
- the arl5c gene encoding putative ADP-ribosylation factor-like protein 5C, with translation MGLLFAKLMTLFGDREHKVIIVGLDNAGKTTILYQFLTKEAVQTSPTIGSNVEEIAIKKTRFLVWDIGGQESLRATWNSYYTNTEIIILVVDSTDRERLTVTKEELHRMLAHEDLQNASVLVLANKQDMEDSMTAAEISQSLTLSSLTARSWHVQACCALTGEGLPASLDWMRSRVVAN, from the exons AACACAAAGTGATTATTGTGGGTTTGGACAACGCTGGAAAGACCACCATCCTCTACCAatt TTTAACGAAAGAAGCAGTACAAACGTCTCCCACAATTGGAAGCAACGTAGAGGAAATCGCCATAAAGAAGACACGCTTTCTTGTCTGGGATATTGGAGGGCAGGAGAGTCTCAGAGCTACCTGGAACTCCTATTACACGAATACagag ATTATCATCCTGGTGGTTGACAGCACTGATCGAGAACGCCTGACTGTAACTAAAGAGGAGCTTCATCGCATGCTGGCACACGAG GATCTCCAGAATGCATCAGTGCTGGTTTTGGCAAATAAACAGGACATGGAGGACAGTATGACTGCAGCAGAAATCTCTCAGAGTCTAACCCTCAGTTCACTCACCGCTCGATCCTGGCATGTGCAGGCCTGCTGCGCGCTCACCGGGGAAGG TTTACCAGCCAGTCTAGACTGGATGCGCTCCCGTGTCGTGGCGAATTAG